One window of Zalophus californianus isolate mZalCal1 chromosome 3, mZalCal1.pri.v2, whole genome shotgun sequence genomic DNA carries:
- the LOC113920022 gene encoding thiamine transporter 2-like isoform X2, producing the protein MNCCRTSPNPSWVFPTVNLCCFGFFSMMKPSEPFVVPYLAGPDKNISLSMITNEIFPIWTYSYLVLLLPVFILTDYVRYKPVIILQGISLIITWLLLVFGQGVKAMQVLEFFYGMVSATEVAYYAYIYSVVSPEHYQKVSSYCRSITLVAYTAASVLAQLLVSLASLSYFYLNVISLVSVSVAFLLSLFLPMPKKSMFFHAKSGKEVQKPPNKNAASDAPYKVNTAGGGEKPTSEIATISGNLDGGPSSGPMPKNVALSVFVQWFQDLKECYSSKRLFYWSLWWAFSTAGFNQVLNYVQILWDYKAPSQSSTIYNGAVEAIATFGGALAACTAGCVKVNWDLLGELALALFSAADAGSLLLMHYTTNIWVCYAGFVIFKSSYMLLITIAAFQIAVNLSVERYALVFGINTFIALAIQTGMTVAVVGKQGLGLPVSIQWKWSEGKYLQRNGVERLRLKKEKKVFNLWELFFCYCWNFPNEKHLHNLFSQMRKGKM; encoded by the exons ATGAATTGTTGCCGTACATCACCAAACCCTTCCTGGGTTTTTCCCACAGTAAACCTCTGCTGCTTTGGGTTTTTCTCAATGATGAAACCATCAGAGCCATTTGTCGTACCTTATTTGGCAGGACCAGATAAAAATATAAGCCTCAGCATG ATCACCAATGAGATCTTTCCAATTTGGACATACTCTTACCTGGTGCTGCTTCTCCCCGTGTTCATCCTTACCGATTATGTCCGCTACAAGCCAGTCATCATCCTGCAAGGGATCAGCCTCATCATCACCTGGCTGCTGCTTGTATTTGGCCAGGGAGTGAAGGCCATGCAGGTGCTGGAGTTCTTCTATGGCATGGTCTCCGCCACCGAGGTGGCCTACTATGCCTACATTTACAGCGTGGTCAGCCCCGAGCACTACCAGAAAGTGAGCAGCTACTGCAGGAGCATCACGCTGGTGGCCTACACGGCGGCCTCGGTGCTGGCCCAGCTCCTGGTGTCCCTGGCCAGTCTATCGTACTTTTACCTCAACGTCATATCCTTGGTCTCCGTCTCGGTGGCCTTTCTTTTGTCACTTTTCCTACCAATGCCTAAGAAGAGCATGTTTTTTCATGCCAAATCCGGCAAAGAAGTACAGAAGCCACCGAACAAAAACGCGGCATCAGATGCACCTTACAAAGTTAACACAGCAGGCGGCGGAGAGAAACCCACTTCAGAAATAGCCACCATTTCAGGGAACCTGGATGGTGGTCCGTCGAGCGGCCCGATGCCAAAAAATGTAGCGTTGAGTGTTTTTGTACAGTGGTTCCAAGATTTGAAGGAGTGCTACTCCTCCAAGCGACTTTTCTACTGGTCCCTGTGGTGGGCCTTCTCCACAGCAGGTTTTAACCAGGTTTTGAACTATGTTCAAATCCTGTGGGATTACAAGGCACCGTCCCAGAGTTCTACAATCTATAATGGGGCAGTAGAAGCTATTGCAACCTTTGGAG GGGCTCTGGCAGCTTGCACAGCAGGTTGTGTGAAAGTCAACTGGGATCTCCTGGGAGAGCTGGCCCTGGCGCTGTTCTCAGCAGCAGATGCAGGTTCTCTACTTCTCATGCATTACACGACTAATATTTGGGTGTGCTATGCTGGTTTCGTGATATTCAAGTCAAGTTACATGCTTCTCATAACGATAGCAGC ATTTCAGATTGCTGTTAATCTCAGCGTGGAACGCTATGCCCTGGTGTTCGGAATCAACACCTTCATTGCCCTGGCGATCCAGACTGGCATGACTGTAGCTGTGGTTGGCAAACAGGGACTGGGGCTTCCGGTCAGCATCCAG TGGAAATGGTCTGAAGGCAAGTACCTTCAGAGGAATGGGGTTGAGCGACTGCGtttgaagaaggagaagaaag